In the genome of Parasteatoda tepidariorum isolate YZ-2023 chromosome 10, CAS_Ptep_4.0, whole genome shotgun sequence, the window TGCTGCCTTTGGGTCAAGATATAACTCCCCCATAAGTATTAGCtcttttagtataaaaatgaagggaaaaaaatatgcaaaaaatacgAATGCGTAGTGCAATGGTTAAGACGTTCGCTTTATAGCTAGTAGGTTATAGGCTCTATCTTTGAGGAAgacagattttatttcttttttatttaatatgaaaaatattttctattgcaattcttaatttctattttttttgttgaaatttgaaaaagaaaagaaaattacctGTTTTAGAAGAAGCTACTGGTGGACGATGATTGATGTAGGTAGGTGTTTGAACAGGATTGCAGGTAAGTTCAGGATTGGTATTTGATTTCTTTGAATTCTCTTGACGATAAGctctcaattttttcaatatcttaaCAGCCGCTGTTTTGTCCAAAGAATCCTTCCAAGAGTATTCATAACCAGGGTATGTTATCATCAACTGACAACATTTATTTTGCGGAAGATAGGGATAGACGTAAGTGTTTTCATTGGCGAGCAAATCACTCGCACATTGAGCAGAGTTGTATTGCAATATCATACTGCCCCTCATAATGTCCTCGGGGATTAGAGACGAACGAGGAATATTGTCTAGTGATACTTGTGCGTCCAGAGAGTCATTATACTCCAGTTCGTCAACAGTCATCAATATTGGCAAGCATGCTAAGATGTCGTCCTCATCAATTTCAGATTCAGTATCACTTTCGAAATCTAAATCACTTTCGTCAAGTTTATCTggaaaagaaatgtataaattagaacgatgcttttgatttaaaaatttttttatttgttttccttaGCTTTGCGTTATGCAGgttaattttactctaaaatgaTAAAGCTAGATGTATCAGGAATTATGTTTTGTTATAAAGTGTGTCCTGGGATTTTATAAGCCGGGCACGGCTTGAAACCAAATCAATTATAACACCTTTCCATAAAATGTAGCatctatttttcattaatgtatCATCATTTATGAtgcatttgataaataaatgttattttccatCATTTTCGTATTACTACCGAATCGCATcgtccacagtgctgacatattCCCAGCGTTATACTCATCATAGGTCAAAACTTCCTTTCCGTCGGGCTAATCATAataagttttcataatttaaattttagtgtaaCGCACGACCTCCACACTAGACGGTTTCTGCCAGTGCTTGATTCAAAAGTTTCCTTGCCTTAGATTCAGAATTACAAGGACTTGAACATTGATTGTCGCAAAGCCTATATGGATCGACTGTTAAGCGattgttttaaactaaacaaaaataaaattatgaatatggTAGATTTCTCCTCTTAATGACCTACATTTTTGCAATGTCTGTTGAATGGTGAAAGTGGTTGCCTTTTCGATCAACCATCCAAATGTAAACGTTTTGTTTGGATTTCAAcgttagtttaaataaatcactTGCAGCATTTCTTCGCATTTACCGTTAGTCTCATTCCTCTGTTCTCTCATTGGATCcacaacacttttttttaaatgcaattcagatcaggaacaaaatttttcaattatatgatataaaaaccaacatgtttaattatatataaatacagcaattaattaactttaaaaaagattaaaaaaattattctaatttagaaGTTTATGTAGatatattttgagtttataTACAAACATATCCAGAATAATAGATTAAGCTAGCTGTGGCCTGGGTCACCTTTGGAGATAATCTCGTTAAATCCGCaacattacaaaagaaaaaactgaagaTTCCTACATACATGTACTAATACGAGATGTAATGCGATAGTGTACAGAATTGACGTCACGTGCGCGTAATCTTAGGCTGCTGGAATCAAAGCGATTGGTTATATGTATTATACTGCGGACAGTAAAGAAAGAATTACGTGATAGTGTATATTTACATTTGAGCTAGTTAACTTTAATCATtgatataatttgtaataaccaaatgttttaaaaaaattttatgaaaaaaaagtgatgaaattataatgtaaaaaagaagttgaacaatttttcttccttttcttctgacgtaaattaaacactttttaaattctaaaaataattacttaaatgcgtcactatttatgaaaaattttacatttatgaaacaaaaaaacactaatttaatGAGAAgtgaatcaatttattttatactcacTAGGCATATTGACGACTAGCCAATCATTTACTTCTTGAGTTTCACATTCCAGGGTTTCTTGAGGTGGATCGCTAAGGATCCCTCCCAAAATATATCCAGCAATGGCTCGCAGCATACTTAACAAAGCAACTTTTTCACTCtcttactaatttaaatagaaGAAGTTTTGAaggctattttttaaagctgatcctacaattaaaaaaaatatatatattaaatattataacgcAGATACATACTACACTAAACATCAATATCATTCAACAAACGAAAGAGCGTCGCTAAATTCTGAAATTGCACGCGATCTATTTACTGTTTCCTATGCTgttagcaatatttattttactcgaATATTTTCTTCATCTTAGTTTTGTTTCAGTTTGCTTATGTCGGAAAGGGGTAGAAATTTCGAATGAACGTAAGATGGGAAAAAAGTTTGCTTGAATCATTTAAGAATTGCAATTATTTGTATTGGCAGCATATACAAAGCACCTGTAAAAACTGGAACACTCTAGCTAGTCATAAAGTCATCGAAATTTCGATTGACAATAAGTTCAATTTGGTGACATAAATTGTGCTTGTAAGATTTAGGATACGATTGCAACATATATTTTCATCCAGTACAGAACTCCAATAGAGTTTTGAGCACTTTAGTTAGTCAGAACTTTAACTGAGTATGAATTTCCTATGGCGATTCTAAATGAGATTCGAGCAATCTACTTAATCGGAAACTGTTCTGAATTTTGATCGAAGATAAATACTGTTTGGCGATAAATTGATGCCAATTTGGTTGTAGCAGTCAGAAGACAATTGATTGTCAACAGACAGAAAATTACAGAATTAGAAATTAGAGTGATTTGGCTAATTCGAAAGCGATCGAAATTTCAATTGCATTGCCTCATAGACATGAAAGCGAAATAACGAAaacgtagaaaaatatttaaaactatattttttaaaatattttcttcaatgcaaatataaataagtaaatagcaCAATATTAACTGAAGCTGACATATTTATTGGTTGCGTGATCACcataaatcagtattttttagaCGATGAATCATTTAATCAGGTTTGACGAATCATTCATTTAGGCAAGACACGCAATATCAAATTTAACAcacctgaataatttttaattcgctAACAgttaagtaagaaaattatttttaatgtttctttcaatattttagtaactttttgtatttcctttgtaaaaattgaatcattaaaattatcctgtctgattttattttagctcTTACAATTTTCGAATTTATGAGAGCACATATATTAATTCTGTTTGCTTATGATATATGTAGTTATATTTTGTCATAGTCGCTTATGTCAGTATTATCTACTGACAAAAAGGGCTGGGTCATCGTAGCCGCGTGTCCtatctttggtaaaaattaatagtattcttcgaagaaaataaattgttaatttttcgtTGAACAAAATGTGCATGTGAAGTACAATTATGCCCCATCGTTGGTTTTCCTGTAAGTGAAATCTTTGTTGGGGACACTTGGGAACATTTTGAGAAcgaattttgttattatttttgggTAATTCCTTatgatttacaaaaattgcataaaatattttttttagttaactaaatttttaaattatatgctaAATTTCACGTGCAAAAGTTTTGGTTCTTCTTTAAACTTTTGCTTACGGTATACCATGTCGCACCATCACAAGTGGTCCACATGTTGTACCAGCCGTAAGAAAAAggtgaagaattttttttttataagtttatggTTTCGTAGTATTGTAATCTATAGATAAACTTATATCATGATTGTCCCCCAACCCAAATGAATAGAAATCTCTATAAGTTCCCctcaatattttatacaaataaagaaGATTTTCAAGTATcaacattgatttaaattcatcaaagttaaaaagaagaaagcaataaaaataaataatatataaatagataataattacttacagatataagaaattttttctttatgtttgaaatttagaaagCTTTTGTGACTgtctcttttaattttgtcagtcacagaaattaaaactttacgaACTTACTTATACCTTATAATACGAAATATTAGGCAATAATGAACAggaattagtaataattaaatacgaACTATTAAGAATACGAGTAATAATAAGAATACAATAAGAGATTATAAAAATgcgaaataataagaaaattataaataataagaacataataagtaataataaaaacacagaataaacaaaaataaaataagtaataattttgaatttagctgtttaattttaaatgtgaaatctCCATGCATGTCCGCCACATGAACAAAGCTTCTAATTCTAATAGGcaagtttgtttaattttaagtttaaatcatatttttaaaaatgccatttaaatttcttagtatatttcaatattcaagAGGAGTTTAGGTTGaggtttaaatgaatttaaaaattttgacaatggTAAACTCAACACAAAGTTCTTGATATTTAGAACTCTCACTTACAATAATTGAAacgtaatttattgaaataggaACCACTACACAAACCACATCCGTAAGTGTGGGCTGTGATGATAGGCGTAGGAAattgtgtaacaataaaatattccaatataatttttaaaaaaaataatcttaacacacacattattatagttttaaattttcagacaaACATAGAAGTTGAAATTCGGCAAAactgttgtatttttattaattaataattgcgcAGCAGGGTGTACTTGGtgtataaattaaagtattaataaaagtttaagtttttttattcttctatttatgattgaagaagaaaagaaaaccgCGCCTTTCGTGCGAACAACAAATCCTTGGCATGAAGCCAGAGATCGATATTCGTTTTACTTAGTCAAGCATTCTTACGCTTTTCATGAAGACAAGTTCTGGGATGAGCTAACTCATTTGACAAACTATTTCTGAAATATCACAATTAAGGAGAGAAAAAACTTAGTTTATTTGCtacacaatttaataataaacataaaaatgtgaTGGTGTAGTATTTTTCGCCATTTAGTAAAACATGCATTCTTAAATAAGTCACAATTTGCATTGTACTAAATGTATTGTACTAacacaaattagaaaaaagtttgattatcATACAATTATATGAGCCGTTATTTTTGTTAACTCGGTATAAGTCCATGAAGAGGAGTTTAGGTtgaggaatatttttaacactataatttgatgaaacttaaaaatgaaacaataattatcaaaatcgtaaaaaaatagtaaacgaCTAACTTGTTCCAAATAGTACtatttcactttcaaaaaaatgacaGCTAATATGCAAAATGTTTAGTATCGTATactactaatatatttttttagaatcgtCTTCAAAAGTGAActaaaatacacaaattaaagataattggTTAATacttaaatgagtaaaaaaatgatGCCGCATCGTTATAGAGAAATTCGGATtcacaacataaaatataaggaagtaaataagaatataaagaaGAGTTGAAAGATGTTTATAAGAAACATCTTGTAAATTTCTCcagcaatcaaactggtttttatgTTTCTGATTCCCCCTTCGTCATTGGAGGATTAAAAGATTTCTAGAAGTTTTTTCCTtcctcatttaaatattgtgaCATTTACTGTATgcacttctttttattttatttctgacaaGAATTTTGAAAGTATATATTAAGGGTTGTGATTAATGAATACTCTGTGATTAAAAAGTTTAGAGTTTAAGTTCCTGAATGTGTATTTGGAGAGGAGAAATAgatcgttatttatttattatcagcAGAAACATgtcaatttttacatttttgaaattcggttaattaaaaaaaatccactttaCGAACTAggatattaaataatgattttaataataaataacggTCGGAGCAATTGAAATTATGATTAGTGGGGGATTATTTTGCcactttatttttctccttatGCATAAAAGTTTAACATAATTTCgatagataaaaaagaaaatattacctatcttataattgattttttgcaataatggCAACTTTAgagcaataataaaattgcttcaACTTTGAAAACAGATGTATAACAGCAACCATTTTCTctccatttgtttttttttctatgatgacgTAAGTATAATTTAATGCCGAAGCAAAAACAGAAATCGTTTGACAtttataaatgaacaaaaaatatttaagcaacgCCACCTGTGTTAGTTCAAGACCCACCGATTTTCGTAGAATTCTAAAGATAGTTCTCAAATCGCCCCAGTAATCTAGTAGGCCTTTACTTGGTACCCATTTCAACTGTTATGCAAAATTTCACTTGGGAAATCTTTGACTTCTTTCCAACATGTAGAAATTCTCAATTAAACTGACTCCGCGCTGTCTAACAGAGAATTCTGgcagtagtttttttaattcatttattgataGAATGCTGCTTAGAACAGTGATTCGGATTTTTTCGTGGCCAAGGTCGTGTTTTAGGTAGGTTAATTTTAGACGCTAGGTGTTCTTTAGAGCACCTTATCCAACTGAAGAGCAAGGTGAACTTATAGAAGGACATTTATACGAGCTAATGTCTATTTGCTACAGTTGCTCAGGTCcgtaactaaaaataatcatcAGCTGTAAGAAAGAGCACTTGACacatttaaagctttatttcacAATTTGTTTGGCAACAGCAAAATGCAATTAAGAAAGAATTGCTTTTTTTCACCGAGAGACTTGTTTTTTGGAAGTTAGCGtttgtttttgaagttttaagaCATACAGAGTGTTTTCAacgtataaaacattttaaaactacttttttaaacatatcattTGCATTAGCATCGAACTCTTTTATTGATCAGCGGAAAAAAAGAGcttatttaaagctttatttcgCATTGTTTTAGACAACAGCAATATGCTATAAGAAAGATTGcttttttctcctctttttttGGGAAGGACAGCGGCCAAAATTGAGTTAGTTTTATCTCTCGGTATTGACATTTGAATTCATTTaggctttgaaaaaaaaatgaaacacaatAGTCCCTCTAAAATATATAGTGCAATCCATCTATGCATACATAATAAACTTATTGctgtaaaactaaaattcagatttatatttcaacaacattatttactttaatatatttttttaatttgatgaaaatgaaacattttctaaaaaaataagtacacttctgaaaaattaaataattttttaagaagataaTCTATACAAAAGTCATTTCATaagttaactaatttaatatttatgttgtgAAACAATTATGAATCGAACATTTTTTCTGCGTagattttgtcttaaaatttcagatttaaaaccGAAAAGAGATTAACACTCAGAAAGTTTAAAGAagtttgaaatacaaaaaatcaaaatattgtcattgtgtataaacataaaattgaattatagaaaaaagaaagttgGTAAGATATacataattgcaatttttaaccatatttttttaaaatatatataataaaaattattaataaatctttccgaaaaccaaagaaaatttttaccaGTTTATGCCCAATTAGTTATAAGTTGAATCAAatactgttaatttttaaatataaaacacacatttttaatttaactggtgttttcattactaatttttctttagtatttttaatttactttaaaaaaataaagcttgagTAATAGCTTTGTAAACATTATATTCTTTCATTCCTTGaagcaatattttcatttcaacacCAGTCTCTCTTTTAACAATCACCTTCATTCTCTTTTCAACAACCACCATCATTATCATTTATTCTAACTcgaaggaaggaaaaaaaacgtctACATTTCCTAATGATCTGTGAATAGTAAATGCTTACGTCACAGCTGGAATCAAGTGTAAGGTTTAGTTATAGTAAGGATTAgttaaacataaacaaaaattttaaaaaaaaatcatcatagtAAAGAGTTATTAAATGTTAGCGATAAAAACGCTCTGGGTATGtaacttcaaaatgttaaaaaaaattgaacagttaaattttgaaattcgagTATCGTTTTGAAGtaggaaataaaaactttaagactaaaaaaaaaaatagctgtttatatttatatgcaagttattttattttatcactggtattgaacagccaatccaaATCTGATTTATTGTTATCAGTGCTCGACTTCGTTGCTATGTAATTCTGAACTCAACTCAGAAGACAATGTAACActtgaaacaaacatttttttattttataaccgtcattaaacagccgatccaattctgagtttacgactatcaatgcgtagcaccgtagccttgtaattttaaatctaatctaAGAggaaagggaactcctggatcaaccATTGAGAAAAACTAGGCTTCTTGGAggttttttgatggaactagcccacatttgcgttatataaagaggaaaaccacgaaactcTCCCATGattagcccatgatccgtctaccactaagaatattttatgtcagtactgtggtcggtgcgagccggaagcagaattcatatcgaccagccaactCTGGGATTGAACCtgggttacctcattgggaggcgagtgctttATCCCTAGAGACACCGTGGCTAAGGGAAACCTTGAcatgcgttacatggagagaaaaatctCCCACGGTCATCCTGACATTGAGAGGACTCCagcacatgatccgtctaccacaaaGGATATTTTTCGACTGTAGTGTGATCATTGCGAACCGCTGTTAACAGTAGACGAATTGCCCAGCTTTCACCAGAATTCAAATTATCGCCATTTAGAGGATAATATTGATGtttgtattctattttattgttcCCATTACtgtcactaaaaaataaaaaggtttatttttcaaaacaaggaaaaattcGAAGATAGAGGGTGGAaataatcatcatcatcatagttggccagacgaTGTGAACCAATgacccaatgtgagccaatgccttcctctgaagatttctccacggcgacttccgatttatctttgatctccaatttttttcattaattgcgagaaaataagactccactgagtcagcccatctcaaccgcggccttcctcgctttctttttccagtgggtctaaaaagcaatatcttttttattgtgttgtcgtcactcattcgaatcacgtgagctatccaattcattctatttatttctatgtatttaataatatcaggttgtttataaatcttgtacagttcaaagttaaatctccttctccagttattgttttcatttacaccaccaagttCACCCCgtaaaatctttctctcaaaaattGCGATACAATTATCCTCCAGTTTTGTCATTGCCCAAGCTTCAGAGGCGTAGGGTGGAAAtaaaaggatataaaaaagaagaattatacCAATTAAACGACCAATGGATTCCTTTTAATTAGatgatttttaaaccatttcaaTAATTGAGGTGTGTATAATTGTTACATCTTAGGTAGGAAAtaatttaaggatatttttctcCAGTTTATTATACAATCATCAATTTCATCAAAGCGTTGTTGTTATTGCTACCGGAAGTCCCGTATTTACACAGCTTTTCAAAACTTGGTCTTACCTATTGTTCTACGAATGCAGCTTTCATTCAGTCAATATGAAAAAGAGGAAAacgttaagttttttttacgaCACATaactttatgaataaatttattttatcttgttaataagtaaaagaaattcaagGAGTCTAAAAATAgccaaattaaataacttagaaataataaagaataaataacatttttattacttttcaatcgtatccattttttttttaaattaacattcatAGCGAAGTATATACAcaacaattctaaaaaaaaattaattattcattctcTTGTTCCAAAAAATTACTGCGAACTTAGTTACGAGCAACTATATGggataattagaaaattttgttactgGTCAGTGGTAGCATTTTTAACAGTGgtcattttttcaaacattaaaagtttaaaataactataa includes:
- the LOC107437705 gene encoding uncharacterized protein codes for the protein MLRAIAGYILGGILSDPPQETLECETQEVNDWLVVNMPNKLDESDLDFESDTESEIDEDDILACLPILMTVDELEYNDSLDAQVSLDNIPRSSLIPEDIMRGSMILQYNSAQCASDLLANENTYVYPYLPQNKCCQLMITYPGYEYSWKDSLDKTAAVKILKKLRAYRQENSKKSNTNPELTCNPVQTPTYINHRPPVASSKTDLLQQIKEIQPSQKAKEIALKKHVTRSQLNRQNKNYIYCTSAKTNRRKDLQRNHSGANNNRKCY